Proteins from a single region of Pyxidicoccus trucidator:
- a CDS encoding YcaO-like family protein → MDGLNATVAGSNGPVAPKSWRTGTHRLIPPEETLRRVRPLMGRMGITRIANLTGLDWIGLPVVAVCRPNARSLSVSQGKGLDLAAAQASGLMEAVESYHAEHIDLPLLRASHEELSARRPVVDVGLLPRLSVHAFHPARRLLWVEGRDLRDGTPRWLPFESVHTDFTLPLPEGSGAFFMSSNGLASGNHPLEALSHGLCEVVERDATCLWHLRGEAARRETRLDPDTVDDPACLQVLERFERAGMEVAVWETTTDVGLASFYCVLAERSPEPLRPRAPTSGAGCHPAREVALLRALTEAAQVRLTFISGARDDLGLSRCYTAFRDPVVWRKEVERMRCGPPARRFQDVPTFVGRTFDEDVAWELARLAEAGLHEAVAVDLSRPELGIPVTRVVVAGLEAPHDAPGYVPGRRARDVLKEHAS, encoded by the coding sequence ATGGATGGATTGAATGCCACCGTCGCTGGGAGCAACGGCCCGGTGGCTCCCAAGTCGTGGCGCACGGGCACGCACCGCCTGATTCCTCCCGAGGAGACGCTCCGTCGCGTCAGGCCCCTCATGGGACGCATGGGCATCACCCGCATCGCCAACCTGACGGGCCTGGACTGGATTGGGCTTCCCGTCGTGGCCGTGTGCCGGCCCAACGCGCGCTCGCTGTCGGTGTCCCAGGGCAAGGGACTGGACCTGGCCGCCGCACAGGCCTCCGGGCTCATGGAGGCGGTGGAGTCCTACCATGCCGAGCACATCGACCTGCCCCTGCTGCGCGCCAGCCATGAAGAGCTGAGCGCCCGCCGCCCGGTGGTGGACGTGGGCCTGCTCCCGCGCCTGTCCGTCCACGCCTTCCATCCAGCGCGGCGCTTGTTGTGGGTTGAGGGAAGGGACCTCCGGGACGGCACGCCCCGGTGGCTGCCCTTCGAGTCCGTCCACACCGACTTCACCCTGCCGCTGCCCGAGGGCAGTGGCGCGTTCTTCATGAGCTCCAATGGCCTGGCCTCCGGCAACCATCCGCTGGAGGCCCTCAGCCACGGGCTCTGCGAGGTGGTGGAGCGGGACGCCACCTGCCTCTGGCACCTGCGCGGCGAGGCGGCACGGCGCGAGACGCGGCTGGACCCGGACACCGTGGATGACCCGGCCTGCCTCCAGGTGCTGGAGCGCTTCGAGCGCGCCGGCATGGAGGTGGCCGTCTGGGAGACGACGACGGACGTGGGGCTGGCCAGCTTCTACTGCGTGCTCGCCGAGCGCTCGCCGGAGCCGCTCCGTCCCCGCGCCCCCACGTCGGGAGCGGGGTGCCATCCGGCTCGCGAGGTGGCCCTGCTGCGCGCGCTCACCGAGGCGGCCCAGGTGCGGCTCACGTTCATCTCCGGCGCTCGCGATGACCTGGGGCTGTCGCGCTGCTACACGGCCTTTCGGGACCCTGTCGTCTGGCGCAAGGAGGTGGAGCGGATGCGCTGCGGGCCGCCCGCCCGGCGCTTCCAGGACGTCCCCACCTTCGTGGGCAGGACGTTCGACGAGGACGTGGCCTGGGAGCTGGCGCGGCTGGCGGAGGCGGGGCTGCATGAGGCGGTGGCGGTGGACCTGTCCCGACCCGAGCTCGGCATTCCCGTGACGCGGGTGGTGGTGGCCGGGCTGGAGGCGCCCCACGACGCGCCCGGCTACGTCCCGGGCCGCAGGGCGCGGGACGTGCTGAAGGAGCACGCGTCATGA
- a CDS encoding TfuA-like protein, with protein sequence MMYVFAGPTLSASEGTRELDAVFLPPAAQGDVYRAALERPRAIGLIDGFFDSVPSVWHKEILWAMAEGIPVFGAASMGALRAAELASFGMEGVGAIFEAFQRGDLMDDDEVAVVHAPAEDGFRPLSEAMVNIRATLAHAEQRGVLDTEERARLERLAKALYYPERSWPALLGRAVDAGLPPEPLRRLREWLPGGRVDQKRLDALAMLRHMRESLAENSEPKQVSYSLAQTDAWLEACRCAGRLAPGYRGGASAEALPREALLEELRVGGLLPRIRAGVLARALALELARRRAGAVELETVQRACEGFRREQGLMELSRFQQWLVEQRLEQPLRFFRDEACVRQTALLHASDVEQCLPDHLRALGVYGLLVDRAERKARVLSRSGLEHPAPEEAGVDEEALWQWYFTERLDSRPVPADLERYARDAGFASVDELRRAALREHCFLRLERECAEEERGA encoded by the coding sequence ATGATGTACGTCTTCGCCGGGCCCACGCTCTCCGCCTCCGAGGGGACGCGCGAGCTGGACGCCGTGTTCCTTCCGCCCGCGGCGCAGGGCGATGTCTACCGGGCCGCGCTGGAGCGACCGCGCGCCATCGGCCTCATCGACGGCTTCTTCGATAGCGTTCCCTCCGTCTGGCACAAGGAGATTCTCTGGGCCATGGCCGAGGGCATCCCCGTCTTCGGCGCCGCGAGCATGGGGGCGCTGCGCGCGGCGGAGCTGGCCTCCTTCGGCATGGAGGGCGTGGGCGCCATCTTCGAGGCCTTCCAGCGCGGCGACCTGATGGATGACGACGAGGTGGCCGTCGTCCATGCCCCCGCCGAGGACGGCTTCCGCCCGCTCTCCGAGGCCATGGTCAACATCCGCGCCACCCTGGCCCACGCCGAACAGCGGGGCGTGTTGGACACGGAGGAGAGGGCGCGCCTGGAGCGGCTCGCGAAGGCGCTCTACTACCCCGAGCGGAGCTGGCCGGCCCTGCTCGGGAGGGCCGTGGACGCGGGCCTGCCGCCCGAGCCGCTGCGGCGCCTGCGGGAATGGCTGCCAGGGGGGCGCGTGGACCAGAAGCGTCTGGACGCCCTGGCCATGCTCCGCCACATGCGCGAGTCGCTGGCGGAGAACTCCGAGCCGAAGCAGGTCTCCTATTCGCTCGCTCAAACCGATGCATGGCTGGAGGCCTGCCGCTGCGCCGGGCGGCTCGCGCCCGGGTACCGGGGCGGCGCCAGCGCCGAGGCGCTCCCGCGAGAGGCCCTGCTCGAGGAGCTGCGGGTGGGCGGCCTCCTCCCCCGGATTCGTGCCGGAGTCCTGGCCCGCGCCCTGGCCCTGGAGCTTGCCCGGCGCCGCGCGGGCGCGGTGGAGCTGGAGACCGTGCAGCGGGCCTGCGAGGGCTTCCGCCGCGAGCAGGGCCTGATGGAGCTGAGCCGCTTCCAGCAGTGGCTGGTGGAGCAGCGCCTGGAGCAGCCGCTGCGCTTCTTCCGGGACGAGGCCTGCGTCCGCCAGACGGCGCTGCTGCACGCCTCGGACGTGGAGCAGTGCCTGCCGGACCACCTGCGCGCCCTCGGCGTGTACGGGCTGCTGGTGGACCGTGCCGAGCGCAAGGCGCGGGTGCTCTCGCGCTCGGGGCTGGAGCACCCCGCACCCGAGGAAGCCGGCGTCGACGAGGAAGCCCTGTGGCAGTGGTACTTCACCGAGCGGCTCGACTCACGCCCGGTGCCCGCGGACCTCGAGCGCTAC